The nucleotide sequence ATGGGGGTCACCGTCGTGCCGGACGAGATTTCCGAGCCGGGCCGCTACGGCTGGGAGGGCGGCTACGGCACCGCCTGGTTCAACGACCCGAACCGGGACCTGATCGCGATCGCGCTGACCCAGACCGTCGACTTCCTCTCCGACGGCGGGTCCGACGAGTTCCAGCGGCTGGCGGCGGCAGCCTGCGTACGAAGTTGACGGTCCGAGGGTCCTGACGGTCCGCCGAGTCGGCACGTACTGTCGGCGGACCGTCCCGGGATCCGAGGAGACGTCCATGGCACAGCAGCCGAGCCGGCGCGACTTCCTCCAGGGCGCCGGACTTGTCGGAGCCGGGCTGGTCAGCGGCGGCACCGCCGGAGCGCTGCTGCCGCCCGCCACCCTCGCCTGGCAGCGGCTCGGCGGCGACGACGAGTCCGGCACCGACCCCGGCTCACCCCGGTTCACCATCGCCGTCATCCCGGACACCCAGTATCTCTTCGACGGTGAGCGGAGCGACCCGGAGCCGCTGGCCGCGACGCTACGCTGGATCGTGGCGCACCGGGCGGAGCGGAACATCGTCTTCACCGCCCACCTCGGCGACATCGTGCAGAACGGCGCCCCCGCCGAGCTGGCCCGAGCCGGCGAGGTCTTCGGGATCCTCGACCGGCACCGGGTGCCGTACAGCGTGCTGGGTGGGAACCACGACGTCGACCCGTCCCGCACCGACGACGTACGCGGGCCGAGCGGCTATCTGGAGGTCTTCGGGCCGCACCGGTTCCGCCACCTGCCGACGTACGGCGGTGCGACGCCGGACGGCTACAACACGTACCACGTCGTCCCCGCCGCCGGGCGGGACTGGCTGCTGCTGGCGCTGGACTGGCGGCCGTCGGACGGCACCCTCGACTGGGCCCGGTCGGTGCTGGCGGCGCATCCGGGCAGCCCGGCGATCCTGACCACGCACGAACTGGCCGACGCCGACCACACCGGCGCCACCTGGCTCGCCGGGCACGGCCAGCGGCTCTGGGACCGGCTGGTCCGGGACAGCGACCAAATCTTCCTCAGCCTGAACGGGCACTACTGGCCGCCGGGCCGGCTGGTGCTGCGCAACTCCGCCGGCCGGGACACGCACGTGCACGTCACCAACTACCAGGACAGGTACTACGGCGGCAGCGGGATGCTCCGGCTCTACTCGTTCGACCTGGCCCGGAACACCGTCGACGTCGAGACGCTCTCGCCGTGGATCCTCGGGCAGCCGCCGCGGGAGCGTACCGCGCCGGCCCGGCGGGAGGTCGAGCTGACCGACCCGGCCAACCGGTTCAGCCTGGCCGTCGACTTCGCCGAGCGGTTCGCCGGCTTCGCCCCGGTCACCCGCCGCCCGCCGCGCGGACCGGCCACCGTGGTCGGCGACGGGATCGTGGCGTACTGGCGCTTCGACCAGCGGCCGGACGGCGAGGCGGTG is from Micromonospora sp. WMMD1102 and encodes:
- a CDS encoding LamG-like jellyroll fold domain-containing protein encodes the protein MAQQPSRRDFLQGAGLVGAGLVSGGTAGALLPPATLAWQRLGGDDESGTDPGSPRFTIAVIPDTQYLFDGERSDPEPLAATLRWIVAHRAERNIVFTAHLGDIVQNGAPAELARAGEVFGILDRHRVPYSVLGGNHDVDPSRTDDVRGPSGYLEVFGPHRFRHLPTYGGATPDGYNTYHVVPAAGRDWLLLALDWRPSDGTLDWARSVLAAHPGSPAILTTHELADADHTGATWLAGHGQRLWDRLVRDSDQIFLSLNGHYWPPGRLVLRNSAGRDTHVHVTNYQDRYYGGSGMLRLYSFDLARNTVDVETLSPWILGQPPRERTAPARREVELTDPANRFSLAVDFAERFAGFAPVTRRPPRGPATVVGDGIVAYWRFDQRPDGEAVPESFRIDDLSGRGNPLTRVSLPGSGPAALRWSAEHHADQPAHASLFFTGGSRPPRGGYLRTVDGAPLNAATFPHGYTVEAYLKLPPDVRETDSAGMCVLSRAGTGRDVGKTGGDPAEPVALLGFSAGMALRWAVFPVGLDGIVANWSHELRPGEWVHVAVVNDGRLSTLYVDGARLLRNPTTPASGLATAGEPWLVGAYHRDRVVWQGFYGWIGDIRIADRPLPPDRFLLA